The segment CCGCGATTGGCACGACCCTCGCATTGACGGGTTGCGCGCCCAGCGGGAAGAAAGACGCGAAGGGTTCGAGTGCCACCGGCATTGCGGTGGGCTCGGGCATGGGCAAGCACGGCAGCTTCACCATCGAAGTGTCGGCCAAGGAAGGGAAGATCGACCGCATATCGGTGCTCGATTCCCGCGAGACGCCGGGCATGGGCGATGTTGCCATGGAGAAGCTCACGAAGCAGATCATCGACGGGCAGACGCTGAACGTGGATGCCGTCTCGGGCGCGACGCTTACCAGCATGGCGTTCGTCGGCGCGGTTGCGAGCGCTCTGGACGAGATCGGCATGAAGTCCGACGAGTGGAAGAAGCGCGACAAGGCCGATTACGTTAGCGAGAGCTCCGTTCCCGCTCAGGCCGACGTGGTCGTCATCGGCGCGGGCGGCGCCGGTTTCGCGGCGGCCATCACGGCTGCCAACGAGGGCCGCACCGTGGTGCTGATGGAGAAGATGGGCGTGCTCGGGGGCGATACCGCCCTGTCCGGCGGGGAAATGGCCGTTCCCGGCAACTGGATCCAGGCGAAAGAGGGTATCTCCGATAGCCCCGATGCCCTTGCGGCCGACATGCTGAAGGGCGGCGACAACTTGGGAGATCCCGAGTTGGTCCAGATCGTGGCCGAAGGCGCCCTTGAAAGCTCGCAGTGGCTGACCTTCGAGGGCGGGGTGTCGTGGAAGCACGACCTGATGCAGTTCGGCGGGCACCACACCAAGCGTTCGCTCATCCCGCTTACCCATTCCGGTTCCGAAATGACCACGAAGCTGACGAGGCGCGCTCGGGAGATCGACGCGATCACGCTGGTGGACTGCATGCGCGCGACCGAGCTGGTGAAGAAGGACGGAGCTGTGGTGGGGGTCAAGGCGACCAACACCGTGACCGGCGAGCAGGTGAGCGTGTCGTGCAAGGCCGTGGTCATGACCACCGGCGGTTTCGGGTCGAACGTCGAGATGCGCACGAAGTACAACCCCGCCATGAACGAGAAGTTCCTGTCCACCGATTCGGTGGGCGTGACCGGCGACGGTATCGAGATGGGCGAGAAGGTGGGCGCGAATCTGCTGGATATGGAGCACATCCAGACGTATCCGGTGTGCGATCCGGGCACGGGCGCGCTCCTGTACGTGGGCGATGTGCGCCTCGAGTACCAGGCGATCATGGTCAACAAGGAAGGCGAGCGTTTCGTCGAGGAGCTCGAGCGCCGCGACGTTATTTCCAATGCGATCCTGAAGCAGACCGGAGAGCAGGGGTACCTCCTGTTCAACCAGAAGGGCGCCGATGCGACGGGGCTTCTCGAGACGCATGCCGACGAATACGAGAACATCCTGTCGCGCAAGGTGATCGTGAAGGCCGACACCTTGGAAGAGGTCTGCGACGGCATGGGCGTGGACGCCGAGGGCGCCAAAAAGACGCTGGAGAAGTGGAACGCGTACTGCAAAGACGGCAAGGACGCCGACTTCAACTACCGCGGGAAGATGAACCCCATCGAGGACGGTCCGTTCTATCTGATGGCCTGCAAGCCCGCGGTCCATTACACGATGGGCGGCCTGCAGATCGACACCGAGGCGCGCGTCATCGACACGGATGGTTCGGCCATTCCCGGGCTGTACGCTGCGGGCGAGGTGACGGGCCATATCATGGGAACGAACCGGCTGGGATCCTGCTCGATGACCGACATCTTCACGTTCGGGCGCATCGCGGGCAGAAACGCCGCCCAGCACTCCGCCTAGGCAGCTCGCTGCACCATCCTTTCGATCTGGTGGAGAGGCCGCGCACGGCTTCCGAGAGCTCCGCCATCGCAAGGGTTCGGGCCCGATACAGGTTGAAAGAAGGGGCCGCTCGTCGCACACCCCGCGACGAGCGGCCCCTGTATGTTTCGAGGCGCTGAAACTAGGCGAAGTAGTTCACGCCGCCTTCTATGAGCGGCTGGAAGGTATTGTCGGGTATGTTGAGGTACGTGCCGTTGCCGGTTCGCTCGGTGTGGCCCATCTTGCCCAGCACGCGCCCGTCGGGGCTGGTGATT is part of the Berryella intestinalis genome and harbors:
- a CDS encoding flavocytochrome c is translated as MSQFSRRQFLMGGSIAAIGTTLALTGCAPSGKKDAKGSSATGIAVGSGMGKHGSFTIEVSAKEGKIDRISVLDSRETPGMGDVAMEKLTKQIIDGQTLNVDAVSGATLTSMAFVGAVASALDEIGMKSDEWKKRDKADYVSESSVPAQADVVVIGAGGAGFAAAITAANEGRTVVLMEKMGVLGGDTALSGGEMAVPGNWIQAKEGISDSPDALAADMLKGGDNLGDPELVQIVAEGALESSQWLTFEGGVSWKHDLMQFGGHHTKRSLIPLTHSGSEMTTKLTRRAREIDAITLVDCMRATELVKKDGAVVGVKATNTVTGEQVSVSCKAVVMTTGGFGSNVEMRTKYNPAMNEKFLSTDSVGVTGDGIEMGEKVGANLLDMEHIQTYPVCDPGTGALLYVGDVRLEYQAIMVNKEGERFVEELERRDVISNAILKQTGEQGYLLFNQKGADATGLLETHADEYENILSRKVIVKADTLEEVCDGMGVDAEGAKKTLEKWNAYCKDGKDADFNYRGKMNPIEDGPFYLMACKPAVHYTMGGLQIDTEARVIDTDGSAIPGLYAAGEVTGHIMGTNRLGSCSMTDIFTFGRIAGRNAAQHSA